Proteins encoded within one genomic window of Helicobacter sp. 'house sparrow 1':
- a CDS encoding outer membrane beta-barrel protein, protein MIENKAILGSFLAFSLLGAETIQNNITKETNLGVTEAKTNPVAMQKKTKTGILVGVELGLGSGNGKGEYRVEQVVPEEGAISTTSYHDITSFAFNTKIFGGYQKYFGKNETFGFSVKGSFGTGFLNYNLDNKSSIDDTGDIYEADPSSDLIANYVPISVGVEANFLYDFFQKAEHTVGLNVGVGYSFVYGVNTSMSLPNEVTSENFPTFSNIYKTFTDKNIYYSLISPKIGIHYYYDRHQIEFNFSFDKAFGESKNINNFIYGSFGEEKLTIKTKPDYFYTFNLSYAYRF, encoded by the coding sequence ATGATTGAAAATAAAGCAATCTTAGGAAGTTTTTTAGCCTTTTCTCTTTTAGGAGCAGAGACTATCCAAAATAATATTACAAAAGAGACAAATTTAGGGGTTACAGAAGCAAAAACTAACCCTGTTGCAATGCAAAAGAAAACAAAAACAGGAATATTAGTAGGAGTTGAATTAGGACTTGGTAGCGGGAATGGCAAGGGGGAATATAGAGTTGAGCAAGTTGTTCCTGAAGAGGGGGCAATCTCTACAACTAGTTATCATGATATTACTTCTTTTGCCTTTAATACCAAAATTTTTGGAGGTTATCAAAAATATTTTGGCAAGAATGAAACCTTTGGATTTAGTGTTAAGGGGAGTTTTGGTACAGGGTTTCTAAATTATAACTTGGACAACAAATCTTCCATTGATGATACTGGAGATATATATGAAGCAGATCCTAGTAGTGACTTAATAGCTAATTATGTTCCTATTAGTGTTGGTGTTGAAGCAAACTTTCTCTATGATTTTTTTCAAAAGGCAGAGCATACAGTAGGCTTAAATGTAGGAGTTGGCTATAGTTTTGTTTATGGGGTTAATACAAGCATGTCACTTCCAAATGAGGTAACTTCTGAAAATTTTCCTACATTTTCTAATATTTATAAAACCTTTACAGACAAAAATATATATTATTCTTTAATTTCCCCAAAAATTGGCATTCACTATTACTATGATAGGCATCAGATTGAGTTTAATTTTAGCTTTGATAAGGCATTTGGTGAAAGTAAAAATATAAATAATTTTATTTATGGAAGTTTTGGAGAAGAAAAATTGACTATCAAAACTAAACCTGATTATTTTTACACCTTTAATCTAAGCTATGCTTATAGATTTTAA
- a CDS encoding DNA cytosine methyltransferase, whose protein sequence is MLKNGTLTYISLFSSAGIGCYGFKQADFECIATNELIDKRLEIQRINHKCKFDGGYVSGDIKNIDVKQKILEQISFYKQKGNDRVDVLLATPPCQGMSLANHKKNDNDIKKNSLVVESIELIRIIKPRFFILENVSMFYKTACIDKDGNLIQIGRLIEQTLQDYSIYSDVINFKNYGANSSRTRTLVIGVCKELKNFISGIELMPDYKKEKTLKEVIGKQKPLEWGEYDSNDFYHSFRTYPEHMRNWIKDIKEGQSAFDNKDVFKRPHQIIDAKIVPNKSKNGDKYKRQKWDSVAPCIHTRNDQLASQNTIHPKEDRVFSLRELILMMNIPRCFKFIDMPLEILNNLSYEEKQKISKKHEINIRQSIGEAIPTIILYQIASKIKNFMQKQSLKNKEILRLVAENNLYSATKLKKFILENNQQFNLSTLANLAEIANINRTQNAAYFTNKFIINEIAKKLPNFNKDSITIIEPSAGCGNFVPILFKKYAHIKNVKLKLIDIDSNSLAILKILYEKIKPANFELEFICKDYLKCDLKADLIVGNPPFNKIKNKNLAILFLEKALFDGEFISMVMPKNLLNAKEYENLRFLLEKKGVSSIIDFGELGFDGVLIETINITTGKVKEISINSLPLGIKANQKASYIFDKKLPYWVIFRDDFFDQVFNAMEFGIFESFRDRQITNSNTSIKNSDIKVVKSRNIDDNGNLISIDGYDSYIAKDTLKNLKISAFLDRDDVYLTPNMTYNPRIAKKEKGYVVNGSVAILIPQKAVKLNQNQMQFIASKEFRKFYRIARNYQTRTLNIDSTSCFWFGVIKE, encoded by the coding sequence ATGCTAAAAAATGGCACACTTACATACATTTCTTTATTCTCATCCGCAGGGATAGGTTGCTATGGTTTTAAACAAGCTGATTTTGAATGTATTGCTACTAATGAGCTGATAGATAAAAGATTAGAAATCCAAAGAATTAACCATAAATGTAAGTTTGATGGTGGGTATGTTAGTGGTGATATTAAAAATATTGATGTTAAACAAAAAATCCTTGAACAAATATCCTTTTACAAGCAAAAGGGGAATGATAGAGTAGATGTTTTATTAGCTACTCCCCCTTGTCAAGGTATGAGCCTTGCTAATCATAAAAAAAATGACAATGATATAAAAAAAAATTCTCTTGTAGTTGAAAGTATAGAGCTTATTAGAATAATCAAACCAAGGTTTTTTATCTTGGAAAATGTATCCATGTTTTATAAAACAGCTTGTATTGATAAAGATGGAAATTTAATACAAATAGGTAGACTGATTGAGCAAACATTGCAAGATTATTCTATTTACTCAGATGTTATCAATTTTAAAAATTATGGTGCAAATTCATCAAGGACAAGAACGCTAGTTATAGGAGTTTGTAAAGAATTAAAAAACTTTATATCAGGCATTGAACTTATGCCAGATTATAAAAAAGAAAAGACCTTAAAAGAAGTCATAGGCAAACAAAAACCCTTGGAATGGGGAGAGTATGATAGTAATGATTTTTATCATAGCTTTAGAACTTATCCAGAACATATGAGAAATTGGATAAAAGACATTAAAGAGGGGCAGAGTGCCTTTGATAATAAAGATGTATTCAAGCGTCCGCATCAAATTATAGATGCAAAAATTGTCCCAAATAAGTCAAAAAATGGAGATAAGTATAAAAGACAAAAATGGGATAGTGTGGCACCTTGTATCCATACACGCAATGATCAATTAGCAAGTCAAAATACTATTCACCCGAAAGAAGATAGAGTCTTTTCTTTAAGAGAACTAATATTGATGATGAATATTCCTAGGTGTTTTAAATTTATAGATATGCCTTTAGAGATACTCAATAACTTATCTTATGAAGAAAAACAAAAAATATCCAAAAAACATGAAATAAATATAAGGCAAAGTATAGGTGAAGCTATTCCAACTATTATTTTGTATCAAATTGCTAGTAAAATCAAAAATTTTATGCAAAAACAATCTTTGAAAAACAAAGAAATTTTGAGATTAGTAGCTGAGAATAACCTATATAGTGCAACAAAATTAAAAAAATTTATTTTAGAAAATAACCAACAATTCAATTTATCAACACTTGCCAATCTTGCAGAAATCGCAAATATAAATCGCACGCAAAATGCAGCCTATTTTACCAATAAATTTATCATCAATGAGATTGCTAAGAAATTACCAAATTTTAATAAGGATAGTATTACTATTATTGAACCTAGTGCTGGTTGTGGAAATTTTGTTCCTATACTTTTTAAAAAGTATGCACACATAAAAAATGTAAAGCTAAAACTCATTGATATTGATTCCAATAGTCTTGCAATACTAAAAATTCTTTATGAAAAAATTAAACCAGCTAACTTTGAGCTAGAGTTTATTTGTAAGGATTATTTAAAGTGTGATCTAAAAGCTGATTTAATTGTTGGTAATCCACCATTTAATAAGATTAAAAATAAAAACCTAGCGATTTTATTTTTAGAAAAAGCCTTGTTTGATGGAGAGTTTATTTCTATGGTTATGCCAAAGAATCTGCTCAATGCCAAAGAATATGAAAATCTTAGATTTTTATTAGAGAAAAAGGGAGTGAGTAGTATTATTGATTTTGGAGAGCTTGGATTTGATGGTGTATTGATTGAAACAATTAATATTACTACAGGTAAGGTTAAAGAAATATCTATAAATTCTCTTCCTCTTGGAATAAAGGCAAATCAGAAAGCTTCTTACATATTTGATAAAAAACTTCCTTATTGGGTAATTTTTAGAGATGATTTTTTTGATCAAGTTTTTAATGCAATGGAGTTTGGAATTTTTGAGTCCTTTAGAGATAGACAGATTACTAATTCAAATACCAGTATAAAAAATAGCGATATAAAAGTAGTTAAATCAAGAAATATAGATGATAATGGTAATTTAATAAGCATAGATGGATATGATAGCTATATTGCGAAAGATACATTAAAAAATCTTAAGATTAGTGCATTTTTAGATAGAGATGATGTTTATTTAACACCAAATATGACTTATAACCCACGCATTGCTAAAAAGGAAAAGGGGTATGTTGTAAATGGTTCTGTTGCAATATTGATCCCACAAAAAGCAGTAAAACTCAACCAAAATCAGATGCAATTTATAGCAAGTAAAGAGTTTAGGAAGTTTTATAGGATAGCTAGAAACTATCAAACAAGAACACTCAATATTGATTCTACAAGTTGTTTTTGGTTTGGAGTGATTAAAGAATGA
- a CDS encoding restriction endonuclease → MKHKIIDFLNQFNYDIRISQNARWIDQKCTPDVLSIICDCILQYTNYDTNVEFSIKDIWKSPYAKENVVAIFSKPYTDSESAKNEYDKFFSQPIKLLEYSKILVQTRKKNKALNFKISYLEILEFIMKRDTNSLVFLLLYIKKVLQDSGIYHLFEDFLDKQDKQSFIKLKDHFCNFISNNTPINTKTEASRIFTKVLNPLAFENKKKGTRKGNLSKTIITLDELQYNRINWRDLAIDKDKTITRKEYSSYYPYCVEAQIKYNKEKAMRIVRRYNELYNDGLSEVRQEDDRAKATQIHHIFPSSMYPTISDFIENLIALTPNQHFILAHPNNNTKYIDKDFQYICLIAKTNTIMQDKTNTYNFSQYKIVLNTGLNTKEFDLVNDFDFVALIKKIDIFYSDFKKYENLYHQNVFENKC, encoded by the coding sequence ATGAAACACAAGATTATAGATTTTTTAAATCAATTTAACTATGATATTCGAATTTCTCAGAATGCAAGATGGATAGATCAGAAATGCACACCTGATGTTTTATCTATTATATGCGATTGTATCTTGCAATATACAAATTATGACACCAATGTAGAATTTAGCATAAAGGATATATGGAAGAGTCCTTATGCAAAAGAAAATGTAGTTGCAATTTTTTCAAAACCATATACAGATTCAGAAAGTGCAAAAAACGAATATGATAAATTCTTTTCACAACCCATAAAACTTCTTGAATATAGCAAAATTCTTGTGCAAACAAGAAAGAAAAATAAAGCATTAAACTTTAAAATCAGCTATTTAGAAATTTTAGAATTTATTATGAAGAGGGATACAAATTCTCTTGTTTTTTTGCTGTTGTATATCAAAAAGGTATTGCAAGATAGTGGTATTTATCATCTATTTGAGGATTTTTTAGATAAACAAGACAAGCAAAGTTTTATAAAATTAAAAGATCATTTTTGCAATTTTATCTCTAATAATACACCTATCAATACAAAAACAGAAGCCTCTAGAATTTTTACTAAAGTTTTAAATCCCCTTGCTTTTGAAAATAAAAAGAAAGGAACAAGAAAAGGAAATCTATCTAAAACAATTATAACGCTAGATGAATTGCAATATAATCGCATAAATTGGCGTGATCTTGCTATAGACAAAGATAAAACAATAACAAGAAAAGAATATTCCTCATATTATCCTTATTGTGTAGAAGCACAGATAAAATATAACAAAGAAAAGGCTATGAGAATAGTGAGGCGTTATAATGAGTTGTATAATGATGGATTGTCTGAGGTAAGACAAGAAGATGATAGAGCAAAAGCTACGCAAATCCATCATATATTTCCATCTTCAATGTATCCTACTATTAGTGATTTTATAGAAAACTTAATAGCGCTTACGCCAAATCAACACTTTATCCTAGCACACCCAAATAATAATACAAAATATATAGACAAAGATTTTCAATATATTTGTTTAATAGCTAAAACAAATACAATCATGCAAGATAAAACAAATACCTATAATTTTAGTCAGTATAAGATTGTTTTAAATACAGGGCTTAATACAAAAGAGTTTGATCTTGTCAATGACTTTGATTTTGTAGCGCTTATTAAAAAAATAGATATTTTTTATTCTGATTTTAAAAAATATGAAAATCTGTATCATCAAAATGTATTTGAGAATAAATGTTAA
- a CDS encoding Fic family protein — MAVTIGGSDYVSLSIPDQLEFMMDNLIQNYNTIKNLSNKALYIHNNIGYLQYFQDCNKRLARILQSLSLLHDKKLLFTFTSATLETIEGYKKSLIIYYDKGSILEPKEYFVEQYQKGLELTYYLKLELKSK; from the coding sequence ATGGCAGTTACAATAGGGGGAAGTGATTATGTTTCATTATCTATTCCAGATCAATTAGAATTTATGATGGATAATTTGATACAAAATTATAACACTATAAAAAATCTTTCCAATAAAGCATTATATATTCACAACAATATTGGCTACTTGCAATATTTTCAAGACTGCAATAAGAGACTAGCAAGAATTCTCCAAAGTCTTAGCTTATTGCATGATAAAAAATTGCTCTTTACATTTACAAGCGCAACTCTAGAGACAATTGAGGGCTACAAAAAATCTCTTATTATCTATTATGATAAAGGAAGCATTTTAGAGCCAAAAGAATATTTTGTTGAGCAATATCAAAAAGGCTTAGAGCTAACTTATTATTTAAAGCTAGAACTTAAATCTAAATAA